TTTGAATGTCTGAAAACGAACAGAGAGCAACAATTAGTTTGGCGCAAATCCAAACCCCACAGACCGGGGATACCATCACCTTGATGGAAGCCCTGGGAATTTTGTGGAAAAAGAAATTTGTATTGATCTTGTTCATGGTGGTTGGTGCTGCGATAGGTATCCTGCTGGGAAACTGGATTCGTCCTCAGTACACCAGTGACGCCCTTTTGCAGATTGACGTGAAGGGAAACAAGACCAGCAAGGCCATGGGCGAGATGGGCGCCCTTTTGGATGTGGCTAGCCCCGCTGATGCTGAAATTGAACTGATCAAGAGCCGCATGGTTCTTTCCAGTGTCGTTGAAGACGAACACCTTTGTTTCAAGGCTTCCCCTGTTGGCCGTCTGGATCGATTGATGCACCAAGAAGGCCGTATGGATTTGGAACACCTCTATATTCCGGAAAGGGCTAGGGATGGTGTCTGGAAAGCTGTGGTAACAGGCCCCGGTTCTTACGTGGTGGTCACTCCCGAGGGTTCAGCTCTCGTAGAAGGAGTGGTCGGGGACATGATCAAGGCTCCCTATGCAGACGACACCTTGGCAATCCGTGTGAATTTCTTGCGGGCTCAAGAGGGAAAGGTGTTTGTGCTTTCTCAAATAAACGCCTTGTCTGCAATAAGGTCCTTGGCGAAAGGATTGAATGTTGCTGAGAAGGGCAAGAAATCGGGTATTATTTCGGTATCCTATTCTCACCGTTTCCCGGACAGGGCTGCAGCAATTCTGAACAGTGTCGCTAATACATATCTGCGTCAGAATGTAGAGATGCGTAGTGCAGAGGCTGAAAAGACTTTGGAATTTTTGGAAGAACAGCTGCCGGGAGTTAAAGCCAAGCTGGATAGTGCTGAAAAAGTACTTGCCGACTATCGTTACAGGATTGGCTCTGTGGATATGACGGGCGAAACACAGGTACACCTGCAAAAAGAGGTGGACTTGCAGAAGCAGATTCTCCAGATGGAGCAGGAACGACAGAGGGTGACCCGCTTGTTCAAGGCCGAACACCCCAACGTGCTTACGTTGAACAAACAATTAGACAAGCTGCGTAAAGAACTGGCTAAGCTCAAGGTCAAGACAGAGAAAATGCCTTTGACCCAGCAAGAGGTGATGC
The sequence above is drawn from the Fibrobacter sp. genome and encodes:
- a CDS encoding polysaccharide biosynthesis tyrosine autokinase, with the protein product MSENEQRATISLAQIQTPQTGDTITLMEALGILWKKKFVLILFMVVGAAIGILLGNWIRPQYTSDALLQIDVKGNKTSKAMGEMGALLDVASPADAEIELIKSRMVLSSVVEDEHLCFKASPVGRLDRLMHQEGRMDLEHLYIPERARDGVWKAVVTGPGSYVVVTPEGSALVEGVVGDMIKAPYADDTLAIRVNFLRAQEGKVFVLSQINALSAIRSLAKGLNVAEKGKKSGIISVSYSHRFPDRAAAILNSVANTYLRQNVEMRSAEAEKTLEFLEEQLPGVKAKLDSAEKVLADYRYRIGSVDMTGETQVHLQKEVDLQKQILQMEQERQRVTRLFKAEHPNVLTLNKQLDKLRKELAKLKVKTEKMPLTQQEVMRLQEEVQVNNALYTTMLNNIQQLRVVRAGEVGNVRVVDFAQVESKPSKPKKFNILVCSVAASFMLGVLLVFLLRMLRNGVRSSLEVERETDTSVYAKIPEFKDGVKSLARGKKHKALVLTAPDNPACEAMRSLQTAIDFSMSEEKRVMMVTGMIPGVGKSFVSINLATLYAMSGKKVLLIDADMRRGVHHSGKKYGLADALCGKCNLQETVSIAEVENLFIMGAGNATIAPTDMLRGGSFEQLLHLAKQHFDVVVVDTPPMDLVTDAELICGLVDFNLLVLHYGKHSMDSIKDAVGRLKRYSEKPCAFVMNHCEHEPGHYYGHYYGKYYSKKK